One Bradyrhizobium manausense DNA segment encodes these proteins:
- a CDS encoding cytochrome c3 family protein, with translation MVQIFSPVADTWIRLFLIGGLSLAGGSIVAAVGFAHSAYMTETDIRPHQPVPFSHRHHAGELGIDCRYCHSNVEAGPQAGLPPTETCMTCHSQIWTNASMLEPVRKSLADNKPIPWRRVAKLPDYVFFRHDIHIAKGVGCESCHGRIDRMALTYRAKPFTMQFCIDCHRDPVPHLRPPDHITDMAWTPSANARKEGEAIAAHEGIRFGELTHCYVCHR, from the coding sequence ATGGTGCAAATATTCTCACCTGTGGCGGACACGTGGATTCGCCTGTTCCTGATCGGCGGCCTGTCGCTCGCCGGCGGCAGCATCGTGGCCGCTGTCGGCTTCGCACATTCGGCGTACATGACCGAGACCGATATTCGCCCGCATCAGCCGGTGCCCTTCAGTCACCGCCATCACGCAGGGGAACTGGGAATCGACTGCCGCTATTGCCATAGCAATGTCGAGGCCGGGCCGCAGGCGGGCCTCCCACCGACCGAGACCTGCATGACATGTCACTCGCAGATATGGACGAACGCGTCGATGCTGGAGCCGGTGCGCAAGAGCCTCGCCGACAACAAGCCGATCCCATGGAGGCGCGTCGCAAAGTTGCCTGATTACGTGTTCTTTCGCCACGACATCCATATCGCCAAGGGGGTCGGCTGCGAGAGCTGCCACGGGCGCATCGACCGGATGGCGCTGACCTATCGCGCCAAGCCGTTCACGATGCAGTTCTGCATCGATTGCCATCGCGATCCAGTGCCACATCTGCGTCCGCCGGATCACATCACCGACATGGCGTGGACGCCGTCTGCGAATGCGCGCAAGGAGGGTGAGGCGATCGCTGCCCATGAGGGCATTCGCTTCGGCGAACTCACGCATTGCTACGTGTGCCACCGATGA